From a region of the Sporanaerobacter acetigenes DSM 13106 genome:
- a CDS encoding FeoC-like transcriptional regulator, translating into MLLETLREIKNQPIFSKKSLADKLNISEDMVGNALEQLKRMGYIEEEKPNAHCSGNCKFCSFNCSSSSLNTMTITPKGEKLLSSN; encoded by the coding sequence ATGTTGCTTGAAACACTAAGAGAAATAAAAAATCAACCTATATTTTCAAAAAAATCCTTAGCTGATAAATTAAACATCAGTGAAGACATGGTAGGAAACGCTTTAGAACAATTAAAAAGAATGGGCTATATTGAAGAAGAAAAGCCAAATGCTCATTGCAGTGGAAATTGTAAGTTTTGTAGTTTCAACTGTAGCAGTTCTTCACTCAATACTATGACTATAACACCAAAAGGAGAAAAACTGCTTTCCTCCAATTGA
- a CDS encoding nicotinate phosphoribosyltransferase, whose product MTNIDWKDKKNLSMLADFYEFTMANGYLECGMKDRIAYFDMFFRDIPDDGGFAIMAGVEQLIEYLKNLRFDEDDIEYFKSKGIFSEDFLEYLKNFKFECDVWAIPEGTPIFPQEPIVTVRGPIIQAQIIETMVLLTINHQSLIATKANRIVRAANGRAVMEFGSRRAQGYEGAILGARAAYIGGCVGTACTIVDRDFDVPALGTMAHSWIQVFPSELDAFKAYARLYPDNCVLLVDTYNVLKSGIPNAIKTFNEELIPKGFRPKGVRIDSGDIAYLSKKARKMLDEAGFEDCSIVASNALDEYVIRDLLNQGAKIDSFGVGERLITAKSEPVFGGVYKLAAIEENGQIVPKIKVSENVEKITVPGFKQVQRLYDKKTGKAIADVVTLHDEEIDNSKPYEIFHPLYTWKRKTVTNFYSRKLLVQIFDKGEPVYTNPNINEVKSYCSEQIDSLWEEVTRLESPHNYFVDLSKPLWTIKHNLLEEHK is encoded by the coding sequence ATGACCAATATTGATTGGAAAGACAAAAAGAATTTGTCCATGCTGGCTGACTTTTATGAATTCACTATGGCAAACGGTTACCTTGAATGTGGAATGAAAGACAGAATAGCCTATTTTGACATGTTTTTCAGAGACATCCCAGATGATGGCGGTTTTGCAATAATGGCTGGAGTAGAGCAACTAATTGAATACTTAAAAAATTTAAGATTTGATGAAGATGATATTGAGTATTTTAAGAGCAAGGGCATATTTAGTGAAGATTTTCTAGAGTATTTGAAAAATTTCAAATTTGAATGTGATGTGTGGGCTATTCCTGAAGGAACTCCTATTTTCCCTCAAGAACCTATAGTTACAGTAAGAGGCCCCATCATTCAGGCGCAGATAATAGAAACTATGGTGCTATTGACTATTAATCACCAAAGTCTTATTGCAACAAAGGCTAATAGAATAGTTAGAGCTGCCAATGGAAGAGCTGTAATGGAATTTGGTTCTCGTAGAGCGCAAGGATATGAAGGTGCTATTTTAGGAGCTAGAGCAGCTTATATAGGAGGTTGCGTAGGCACAGCTTGTACTATTGTAGATAGAGATTTTGATGTTCCAGCACTGGGAACTATGGCGCACAGTTGGATTCAAGTATTTCCTTCTGAACTAGATGCTTTTAAAGCTTATGCAAGACTTTATCCCGATAATTGTGTATTGTTAGTAGACACATACAATGTATTAAAATCAGGAATTCCAAATGCAATAAAGACATTCAATGAAGAGCTTATCCCAAAAGGATTTAGACCAAAGGGAGTTCGTATAGATAGTGGAGATATAGCTTATCTGTCAAAGAAAGCTAGAAAAATGTTAGATGAAGCAGGTTTTGAAGATTGTTCCATTGTAGCCAGCAATGCTCTTGATGAATATGTCATAAGGGATTTATTAAACCAAGGAGCAAAAATAGACTCCTTTGGAGTAGGTGAAAGGCTCATCACAGCTAAATCTGAACCAGTATTTGGCGGAGTATATAAATTAGCTGCTATTGAAGAAAACGGGCAAATTGTACCTAAGATTAAGGTAAGTGAAAATGTAGAAAAAATAACTGTACCAGGATTCAAACAAGTGCAAAGATTGTATGACAAAAAAACTGGCAAAGCCATTGCTGATGTAGTGACTTTACATGATGAGGAAATTGACAATTCAAAACCCTATGAAATATTCCATCCTCTATATACATGGAAGCGAAAAACAGTTACAAATTTTTATTCAAGAAAACTATTAGTTCAGATTTTTGACAAAGGAGAACCTGTATATACAAATCCAAATATAAACGAAGTAAAAAGTTATTGTAGTGAACAAATAGATAGTTTATGGGAAGAAGTCACTCGTTTAGAAAGTCCTCACAATTATTTTGTAGATTTGTCCAAACCTTTATGGACAATCAAACATAATTTGTTAGAAGAACACAAATAA
- a CDS encoding DUF58 domain-containing protein — MIWFYIILVVLTFSLNKLTIKYGFDKINYKREISKKNVEIDEEFDITTIVENNKRLPVTFLQVNERFPESFCFKFKTNSTETPGYVAHTVDFFLMPYQRVKKTYTMLSTQRGVYMFRNASLSLGDFIGFESKDKEVEYLQELVVLPKPLYLEDSLVPYGNYMGDISVRRWIIDDPLMTLGIREYTGREPQKHIHWNSSIKYGKLMVKNFDFTTDNSLVFILNTESHKPFWSFIDKEGIEECISLSRGILEEIEEAKIPYGFTTNSQIYGFYNGENITYPGVGTSHLQYLLEMLGRVSYSITVPLEELVENIMNRSEKYTTYVIVTPRVFKSYIEPIESLNRQVNRLIIISLEEENLDCLSESIIKYVRRK, encoded by the coding sequence ATGATTTGGTTTTATATTATATTGGTAGTTTTGACTTTTTCATTAAATAAGTTAACTATAAAATATGGATTTGATAAAATCAATTATAAAAGAGAAATATCTAAGAAAAATGTAGAAATAGATGAAGAATTTGATATAACTACAATAGTGGAAAACAACAAGAGACTTCCAGTTACATTCTTACAGGTAAATGAAAGGTTTCCTGAAAGTTTTTGCTTTAAGTTCAAGACCAATTCTACAGAAACACCAGGATATGTAGCTCATACAGTAGACTTTTTTCTTATGCCTTATCAAAGAGTAAAGAAGACTTATACTATGCTATCGACACAACGTGGTGTATATATGTTTAGAAACGCTTCTTTGTCTTTAGGAGATTTTATAGGTTTTGAAAGTAAAGACAAGGAAGTGGAATACCTGCAGGAGTTGGTAGTTCTTCCAAAACCTCTTTATTTAGAAGATTCTTTGGTTCCTTATGGGAATTATATGGGGGATATTTCCGTTAGAAGATGGATAATTGATGATCCATTGATGACTCTAGGAATTAGAGAATACACTGGAAGAGAACCTCAAAAACATATACATTGGAATTCGTCTATTAAATATGGGAAACTCATGGTTAAAAATTTTGATTTTACTACAGACAATAGTTTAGTGTTTATTTTAAATACAGAATCTCATAAACCTTTCTGGTCTTTTATAGACAAAGAGGGTATAGAAGAGTGTATATCACTGTCTAGAGGAATACTTGAAGAAATTGAAGAAGCTAAAATACCTTATGGATTTACTACTAATTCTCAAATATATGGTTTTTATAATGGAGAAAACATAACATATCCGGGAGTAGGCACAAGTCATTTGCAATATTTGTTGGAAATGTTGGGGAGAGTTTCTTACAGTATAACAGTACCCTTAGAAGAACTGGTTGAAAACATTATGAATAGAAGTGAAAAATATACTACCTATGTAATTGTCACTCCAAGAGTATTTAAATCATATATAGAGCCAATAGAAAGCCTCAATAGACAAGTAAATAGATTGATTATAATTTCTTTAGAGGAAGAAAATTTGGATTGTTTAAGTGAGTCTATTATCAAGTATGTGAGGAGAAAATAG
- a CDS encoding AAA family ATPase — MDTSVFVNFKEKVIENVSKVIVGKSDVIELLIVSLISGGHVLLEDIPGVGKTMLVKSFSKTLGLPFKRIQFTPDLLPSDLTGINFYNQKINEFEYREGPLFANIVLADEINRATPRTQSSLLEAMEEKQITVDGETRKLNIPFMVLATQNPIESYGTFPLPEAQLDRFFMRISMGYPTREEEKQVIYKNTSSNIVDSLSKVVQEEELEYILENYSKVTITEDVLNYIMDIVESTRNDAKIQLGVSPRGTIALYKACQSYAAINGRDYIIPEDIKKMAPHVFNHRILVKGISRMEDGEKVIKDILGKINVPTEEI; from the coding sequence GTGGATACAAGTGTTTTTGTGAATTTCAAAGAAAAAGTAATAGAAAATGTTTCAAAAGTAATAGTAGGGAAAAGTGATGTCATTGAACTTTTGATAGTATCTCTTATATCAGGAGGTCATGTACTACTAGAAGATATTCCTGGAGTAGGAAAGACCATGCTTGTCAAATCTTTTTCAAAGACATTGGGATTACCTTTCAAAAGAATTCAATTTACTCCAGATTTGCTTCCATCAGATCTTACAGGGATAAATTTCTACAATCAAAAGATAAATGAATTTGAATACAGAGAAGGACCATTGTTTGCAAACATAGTATTGGCGGATGAAATAAATAGGGCTACTCCAAGAACTCAATCAAGTTTACTAGAGGCCATGGAAGAAAAACAAATAACGGTGGATGGGGAAACTAGAAAGTTAAACATTCCTTTTATGGTATTGGCTACTCAAAATCCAATAGAATCTTATGGAACTTTTCCGCTTCCAGAAGCTCAATTGGACAGATTTTTCATGAGAATAAGTATGGGATATCCCACTAGAGAAGAAGAAAAGCAAGTTATATATAAAAATACTTCATCTAATATTGTAGATAGTCTTTCTAAAGTGGTTCAAGAAGAAGAGCTCGAATATATTTTAGAAAATTATAGCAAAGTAACCATCACAGAGGATGTTTTAAACTATATCATGGATATAGTAGAGTCTACTAGAAATGATGCAAAAATTCAGCTTGGAGTAAGTCCAAGAGGAACAATAGCACTATACAAAGCTTGTCAATCTTATGCAGCTATAAATGGAAGGGACTATATAATTCCAGAAGATATAAAGAAAATGGCACCTCATGTATTCAACCATAGAATACTTGTAAAAGGAATAAGTAGAATGGAAGATGGAGAAAAAGTGATAAAAGATATACTTGGAAAGATAAATGTCCCTACAGAGGAGATTTAA
- a CDS encoding V-type ATP synthase subunit D, translated as MAVYKMTPTKANLMKAKNFLEFSKKGYDLLDKKRTVLIREMMALIDEANKVQEEISEGFKEAYDRLKYTNITMGSETVEEIAMSLEKEEEFEILFKSVMGVEIPYIKYEERPFFTEYGFFRTNPTFDMAVLNFIKIRYLVYRLAEIENSVYKLAVEIKKTQKRANALEKIQIPKYTREIKFIQEVLEEKEREDFFRMKKVKEKKY; from the coding sequence ATGGCTGTATATAAAATGACTCCTACAAAAGCTAATCTAATGAAAGCTAAAAATTTCCTTGAATTTTCCAAGAAAGGCTATGATCTTTTAGACAAAAAAAGGACTGTTCTCATAAGAGAAATGATGGCTTTAATTGATGAAGCAAATAAAGTGCAAGAAGAAATAAGTGAAGGATTCAAAGAAGCATATGACAGGCTCAAATATACGAATATAACTATGGGATCAGAAACTGTAGAAGAAATAGCTATGTCTTTAGAAAAAGAAGAGGAATTTGAAATACTGTTTAAAAGTGTCATGGGAGTGGAAATTCCTTATATAAAATATGAAGAGAGGCCATTTTTCACAGAGTATGGATTTTTTAGAACAAATCCAACATTTGATATGGCAGTACTAAATTTTATAAAAATAAGATATTTAGTTTATAGATTGGCAGAAATAGAAAACTCAGTTTATAAATTGGCTGTGGAAATAAAAAAAACTCAAAAAAGAGCCAATGCCCTGGAGAAAATTCAAATTCCTAAATATACAAGAGAGATAAAATTCATACAAGAAGTATTGGAAGAAAAAGAAAGAGAAGACTTTTTCAGAATGAAGAAAGTGAAAGAGAAAAAATATTAA
- a CDS encoding V-type ATP synthase subunit B — translation MRKEYLQLDKLKGALIELSNIHDVGYGEVVEVKDERGNKKLGRVVKIENESVIIQVFGSTVGMSTHGTKVSFQGKPFEIPLSKDVLGRTFNGVGRPIDGGGEIYSKKTFNVNGRPINPVAREYPRDYIQTGISSIDGLITLIRGQKLPIFSGSGLPHNELASQIVRQAKIKSKDGGKANFCIVFAAMGVKHDEAHFFSETFKKSHVLDRVVMYINYADDPIMERIISPRCALTAAEYLAFEENMHVLVIMTDITSYGEALREISSLREEVPSRRGYPGYLYSDLASLYERAGMLKNKEGSITLIPILTMPNDDITHPIPDLTGYITEGQIVLSRELFQKNIYPPINVLPSLSRLMKDGIGEGFTREDHPDVANQLFSSYSKVQEVRSLAQIIGEDDLSDSDKKYLEFGRQFEEVFITQGFNENRDIIDTLNLGWKMLKILPQEELDRLDLKFIEKYLEK, via the coding sequence ATGAGAAAAGAGTATTTACAATTAGATAAGTTAAAAGGAGCTTTAATAGAACTTTCAAATATTCATGATGTTGGATATGGAGAAGTAGTAGAAGTAAAAGATGAAAGAGGAAACAAAAAATTAGGCAGGGTTGTAAAAATTGAAAATGAAAGTGTTATAATTCAAGTTTTTGGTTCTACTGTAGGAATGTCTACACATGGTACTAAAGTTAGTTTTCAAGGTAAGCCTTTTGAAATACCTTTGTCAAAGGACGTTTTAGGAAGAACCTTTAATGGAGTTGGAAGGCCCATTGATGGTGGAGGAGAAATATATTCAAAGAAAACTTTTAATGTAAATGGAAGACCTATAAATCCAGTAGCAAGGGAATATCCAAGGGACTATATACAGACAGGAATTTCGTCTATAGATGGTCTTATAACATTGATAAGAGGGCAGAAGCTTCCTATTTTTTCAGGAAGCGGGCTTCCTCACAATGAATTGGCATCACAAATTGTAAGACAGGCAAAGATAAAATCAAAAGATGGAGGAAAGGCAAATTTCTGCATAGTATTTGCTGCCATGGGGGTTAAACATGATGAAGCTCATTTCTTCAGTGAGACATTTAAGAAATCTCATGTGTTAGATAGGGTAGTTATGTATATAAACTATGCTGATGATCCTATTATGGAGAGAATTATTTCTCCTAGATGTGCATTGACTGCAGCTGAATATTTGGCTTTTGAAGAAAATATGCACGTCCTAGTCATAATGACGGATATTACAAGTTATGGAGAAGCTTTAAGAGAGATTTCATCTTTGAGAGAAGAAGTTCCAAGTAGAAGAGGATATCCAGGATATCTTTATTCAGATTTGGCCAGTCTATATGAAAGAGCAGGGATGTTGAAAAACAAGGAAGGTTCCATAACTCTTATACCAATTCTTACTATGCCTAATGATGATATTACTCATCCTATACCAGATTTGACAGGATATATAACAGAGGGACAAATAGTTCTTTCAAGAGAACTATTTCAAAAAAACATTTATCCTCCTATAAACGTTTTGCCTTCCCTTTCAAGACTTATGAAAGATGGAATAGGGGAAGGATTTACGAGGGAAGATCATCCGGATGTAGCAAATCAACTTTTTTCATCTTATTCAAAGGTTCAAGAAGTAAGATCACTTGCTCAAATCATAGGAGAAGATGATCTATCGGATAGCGATAAAAAATATTTAGAATTTGGAAGGCAATTTGAAGAGGTATTTATAACTCAAGGATTTAATGAAAACAGAGATATAATAGATACTTTGAATCTAGGATGGAAGATGCTAAAAATACTTCCTCAAGAAGAATTAGATAGATTGGATTTAAAATTTATAGAAAAATATCTGGAGAAATAG
- a CDS encoding V-type ATP synthase subunit A has protein sequence MGKVNMINGPVIRGEEMSGFKMREMVLVGEKKLIGEVISIEGNHGIIQVYEETEGLKKGETIYSTGKPLSLKLGPGILQNIFDGIERPLKKMNDEFGSFIPEGIGLISLDEEKLWSTNILIDIGDFVKEGEVFATVEETSLITHKVMVPVGIGGKIVQVKKSGMYSIEEELAVVEGENGDRHSLHMYQEWPVRSPRPVKERLPIDRLLVTGQRVLDVFFPIAKGGTAAIPGGFGTGKTMTQHQLAKWSDADIIVYIGCGERGNEMTEVLEDFPKLIDPKTNKSIMERTVLIANTSNMPVAAREASIYTGITIAEYFRDMGYHVAIMADSTSRWAEALREISGRLEEMPAEEGYPAYLPTKLAEFYERAGYVTALNGKEGSVTIIGAVSPAGGDFSEPVTENTKRFVNVFLALDRELAYSRHYPAINWLTSYSGYVEVLRDFYERELEEDVVDLRGKMLKLLYEENKLKDLVLLVGEDVLPDEQRLVLEIAKVIKIGFLQQNAFHKEDTFVPLKKQFEMLKLIDHLYERGFACIKKGIPVSQVKDNELFEEVIKMKYNIPNDDLDGIKVLNNKIDNYYDILEEKYSK, from the coding sequence ATGGGTAAGGTGAATATGATAAATGGTCCTGTCATCAGAGGAGAAGAGATGTCGGGATTTAAGATGAGAGAAATGGTATTGGTTGGGGAAAAAAAGCTTATAGGTGAAGTTATTTCAATAGAAGGAAATCACGGCATCATACAGGTGTATGAGGAAACCGAAGGGTTAAAAAAAGGAGAGACTATATATTCTACAGGGAAGCCTTTGAGCTTGAAATTAGGTCCAGGAATTCTTCAAAATATATTTGATGGTATAGAAAGACCTCTAAAAAAGATGAATGATGAGTTTGGAAGTTTTATACCAGAAGGAATTGGTCTTATTTCTCTTGATGAAGAAAAATTGTGGTCTACGAATATTTTAATTGATATAGGAGATTTTGTGAAAGAAGGGGAAGTCTTTGCTACTGTAGAAGAAACTTCCCTTATTACTCATAAAGTAATGGTTCCTGTTGGAATTGGTGGGAAAATCGTTCAAGTGAAGAAAAGTGGAATGTATTCTATAGAAGAAGAGTTGGCGGTAGTTGAAGGAGAAAATGGGGATAGGCACTCACTTCACATGTATCAAGAATGGCCAGTAAGGAGTCCACGACCAGTAAAGGAAAGACTTCCTATAGATAGATTACTTGTCACTGGTCAAAGAGTATTAGATGTGTTTTTTCCTATAGCTAAAGGCGGAACAGCAGCTATTCCAGGAGGATTTGGTACAGGAAAAACTATGACTCAACATCAATTGGCAAAATGGTCTGACGCAGATATTATAGTTTATATTGGCTGTGGGGAAAGAGGAAATGAGATGACAGAAGTTCTTGAAGATTTTCCAAAACTTATAGATCCTAAAACCAATAAGTCTATTATGGAAAGAACTGTTTTGATAGCAAATACATCCAATATGCCTGTAGCTGCAAGAGAAGCTAGTATTTATACAGGTATAACTATAGCTGAATATTTTAGGGATATGGGATATCATGTGGCTATAATGGCAGATTCAACATCTAGATGGGCTGAAGCATTAAGGGAAATATCAGGTAGACTTGAAGAAATGCCGGCAGAAGAAGGATATCCTGCTTATCTTCCTACAAAACTTGCTGAATTTTATGAAAGAGCAGGATATGTGACTGCATTGAATGGGAAAGAAGGTTCTGTAACTATTATAGGAGCTGTATCTCCAGCAGGAGGAGATTTTTCAGAACCAGTGACGGAAAATACTAAAAGATTTGTCAATGTATTTTTAGCCCTTGATAGAGAACTGGCTTATTCAAGACACTATCCTGCTATAAATTGGCTTACAAGCTACAGTGGATATGTAGAAGTTCTTAGAGATTTTTATGAAAGAGAACTGGAAGAAGATGTAGTGGATTTACGTGGCAAAATGTTGAAATTATTATATGAAGAAAATAAATTAAAGGATTTGGTTTTACTGGTAGGGGAAGATGTACTTCCAGATGAGCAGAGACTTGTACTTGAAATTGCCAAAGTAATAAAGATTGGATTTTTACAGCAAAATGCTTTTCACAAGGAAGATACCTTTGTTCCGCTAAAAAAACAATTTGAAATGTTAAAACTCATAGATCACCTTTATGAAAGAGGTTTTGCCTGTATAAAAAAGGGAATCCCTGTTTCTCAAGTTAAAGATAATGAACTTTTTGAAGAAGTTATAAAGATGAAATATAATATTCCAAATGATGATTTAGATGGAATAAAAGTTCTTAACAATAAAATAGATAATTATTATGATATATTAGAGGAAAAATACTCTAAATAG
- a CDS encoding V-type ATP synthase subunit E, producing the protein MITVEDKLNIFYKMVLEREKESFEKILDEIEEKNKIALDEHKNKVSLKRDEMIEKKKKSGKIMKEQKISQAIVETRQKIFRKKEELLEDLLLSIKEKSKVFVCSKEYENYLLRELESILNEVEGKNIVLYLKLEDNKKYGDSIINLANKLNIKITFKEANENIVGGFLIFDEDKTYLIDETFKIKIEENKYLVGEKLYETLEKAGDILD; encoded by the coding sequence TTGATTACAGTAGAAGATAAGTTAAATATATTTTATAAAATGGTTTTGGAAAGAGAAAAAGAAAGTTTTGAAAAGATTCTTGATGAAATCGAAGAAAAAAATAAAATTGCTTTAGATGAGCATAAAAATAAAGTTTCTCTTAAAAGAGATGAAATGATTGAGAAAAAGAAAAAAAGTGGGAAAATTATGAAGGAACAAAAAATATCTCAAGCCATAGTAGAAACTAGGCAGAAGATATTTAGAAAAAAAGAAGAATTACTAGAGGATCTACTTTTAAGTATAAAAGAAAAAAGCAAGGTTTTTGTTTGTTCTAAAGAGTATGAAAATTACTTGTTGAGAGAATTGGAAAGTATATTGAATGAAGTAGAAGGAAAAAATATAGTACTTTATTTAAAGTTAGAAGACAATAAAAAGTATGGTGATAGTATCATAAACTTGGCAAATAAGTTAAATATAAAGATTACATTTAAAGAAGCAAATGAAAATATAGTTGGGGGATTTCTGATTTTTGATGAAGATAAAACTTATTTAATAGATGAGACTTTTAAGATAAAGATAGAAGAAAATAAATACTTGGTTGGAGAAAAGTTGTATGAGACATTAGAAAAAGCAGGTGATATACTTGACTGA
- a CDS encoding V-type ATP synthase subunit F: MKSFLISDSKDTLVGMRLAGIAGVVAKEREDILRELQKVTANKEIGIILLTENVLNEVKEEVFKIKLKESIPLIVTIPDRHGIREKDFITKYIRESIGIKI, from the coding sequence ATGAAGTCTTTTTTGATAAGTGATAGCAAAGATACTCTAGTAGGTATGAGATTAGCTGGAATAGCTGGAGTTGTGGCAAAAGAAAGAGAAGATATATTAAGAGAACTACAAAAGGTAACAGCAAATAAGGAAATAGGCATAATACTTTTAACAGAAAATGTGTTAAACGAAGTCAAAGAAGAAGTGTTCAAGATAAAATTAAAAGAAAGTATTCCACTTATAGTGACTATCCCGGATAGACATGGAATTAGGGAAAAAGATTTTATCACTAAATATATAAGAGAATCCATAGGTATTAAAATTTGA
- a CDS encoding ATP synthase subunit C produces the protein MNFIMVSTIILVLMTIGAGVYFLDKGTDTNKKKLKKVLRFNLYAFIPLLVSAIILLVPNFSRAEIASPQAASGLGFIAAALSTGLATIGAGYAVGVVGSSALGAVSEEPQILGKTLIFVGLAEGIAIYGLIVSILILGRL, from the coding sequence ATGAATTTTATAATGGTATCAACTATAATTTTGGTTTTAATGACTATTGGAGCGGGAGTATATTTTTTAGATAAGGGGACAGATACAAATAAGAAAAAGCTTAAAAAGGTACTTAGGTTTAATTTATACGCTTTTATACCGCTATTAGTTTCGGCTATAATTCTACTAGTCCCAAATTTTTCACGGGCAGAAATTGCTAGTCCACAAGCTGCTTCAGGATTAGGATTTATAGCGGCTGCCCTTTCAACAGGATTAGCAACTATTGGTGCAGGTTATGCAGTAGGTGTAGTAGGTTCATCAGCATTGGGAGCAGTCTCCGAAGAGCCTCAAATATTGGGGAAAACCCTTATATTTGTCGGATTAGCTGAAGGTATTGCTATATATGGTCTTATAGTTTCAATACTTATATTGGGGAGATTATAG